Below is a window of Cytobacillus firmus DNA.
TTTGCTGAATGGATTCTAAGGAAATCTCCAATTTTTTTCTTTGCAGCTTTTTAAACATACTTTCTGGTGATTTAATTCGTGATTTTACATGCTCAATCGGATTATAGTCATGCACATACTGAAATTCTTCTTTCAGGATATTTATTTTGGTGTTTATTTCTTCCAATGCGAACTTGTAGGACATCATAAAACGCACTAAATCTGTCCTTAGTTCTTTTAGTGAGATTTGCTCAGGCATATTGGTGACCATATGGGCTCCTTTGAATTTTCGCCTTATTTTTCAGAGGCTTAATATTGGATGGCTTTTTGCACATTGATGCATTTACTCCCTGTTTCTGCAATTCAGCAATAAGCAATTGAATTTTGGACAATGCTTTCACCTCGATGTGACAATGTGTCATCATTACAATTGAATTGTATATGACATCGTGTCATACGTCAACCGGATATGACACAATGTCACAAATTTGCCTTCTTTTGAATTAATGGATAGCTCTTTTAGAAACAAAGCTCAGCCTATTTACATGTCATCACTTTGAGCTGTATAATGGATAGATAATTAGTTACTCTAGATAACTATTACTCAAAGTAACTATTTAGGAGGTTATTAAGATCGAAACATTCCAGCGTTTTTTTCATCAGCTTGTACTATTGTATCGACCATTTGAAAATAGGCTGAATACTGAGTTAAGCAAGCATCAATTATACCGGGCTCAATGGTCCATCATGTATTACATGTATAATGATGGTTCCGTTACATTGGTGGAGCTTTCCCATTACCTTGGTGTTGAAAAACCAACGGTGACAAGGACGATTGCAAAATTGGAGGAAATGGGCTATTTAGAACCTGTTCCGACTAAAGACAAACGGGAAAAAAGAATGCAGCTGACCGATGCCGGCAGAAAGGTTTATCAGGAAGTCCGAGCCACAATCGATGAATTCGAACAGGAAATTTTAAAAGGAATTTCAGAGGAGGAACAGCTGGAGGGAATTCGTATGATGAGCCTAATCCGCAAAAATTTAATGCAGGGAGAGTTATAAATTGAATTCGAAGCTTTGGACAAAGGATTTTATTATTGTTTCATCGGTTAATTTTTTCTTAACATTGATTTTCTATCTGCTGATGGTGACCATTGCTGTCTTTGCAGTGGATTACTATAGTGCCACAACCAGCCAGGCCGGGCTTGTTACGGGCATCTTTATTATTGGAACGCTCATTGGCAGGCTTTATATCGGGAGGGCCATTGATAAAATTGGACGCAAGAAAACACTTTTTATCGGGTTGATCTTTTTTACGCTGACGACTCTTTTGTATTTCGTAAACATTGGAATTGCTTTTCTGCTGATTACCAGGTTTATACACGGCATTGCTTTAGGAGTGGCAAGCACCGCGACTGGAACCATTGCGGCACAAATTATTCCTGCAGCACGCAAGGGGGAAGGAATTGGCTACTTCAGCATGAGTACAACACTGGCGACAGCTGTTGGGCCATTTATTGGCTTATTGATGATGCAAAAAGTTTCTTTCCAAGTGATTTTTGCCTTCTGCCTGGCCATCGGCATAATTGCCCTAATAACATCCTTCTTTTTATATGTTCCGAACGTTGAAACCTCAGATGGAAAGAAGCCCGGTTTTCAGCTTTCCAGCTTTATTGAGCCAAAAGCGATTAAGATCGCATTTATCACGCTCGCGATTGCATTTGCTTATTCCGGCGTCCTCTCTTTTATCAACTTTTACGCGATAGAGGTCGATTTAGTAAAGGCTGCAAGCTTTTTCTTTCTGATATACTCTGCCGCAGTCCTGGTTTCACGTCCATTTACCGGGCGGCTGATGGATCTTAAAGGAGCAAATTATGTGATGTACCCCGCTTTTATCTTTTTTGCGGCAGGCATGTTTGTGCTCAGCATGGCGAACAGCAGTTTCACACTGCTTTTGGCTGGTGCGCTTATTGGGCTTGGCTTTGGAAACATGCAGTCCTGCACCCAGGCCGTGGCCGTCAAGCTGACACCGGCACATCGGATGGGATTGGCAACGTCAACGTTCTTCATTTTTCTTGATGCAGGCCTGGGATTTGGGCCCTATTTGCTTGGGTTCATTATTCCGGTTACAGGCTATGGCAAACTCTATGGAATGATGGCCGTGTTTGTATTATTGTCAGCTATTTTATATTATTTCCTGCATGGGAAGAAGGAATCTGCAGCTTTAAAGAAGATAAACACATCTGTTTCAGCTTAAATCAAAATAATTAAAAGCCATGGAGCCTTGCCGCCCATGGCTTTTAATCGTTTAATTCTGAAATACTGTAACCGTTTTAGGACTTGTGCTCACTTTAAAGCCCTGTTTATTTGTTACATCCGCACTAATGGTGTAAGTCCCGTTCGGCAATTCTGCGTCCGGAGTCCACTTTAAATGAATTTCATGTTCATTTTCCACAGTGATTGTATCAACGGTTTTCCCAGCTTCATCTTTAATGTTCACTTTCCAGTTTACGCGGTTATTTGCAAATGCATTGATGCCGGCAGGTGTGTTTGCATTCACATTTTTATTAGGATAAACACTGAAGTAGCTTACCAGCATTCCTTCATTAATATAGGAAGGATCCCCCCATACAGCATAGCTCTGGTTAAAGGCATGGTCGACACCCATTACGACAACGCTCTCTGGTTCTTCTTTTACAAGTGCTGAAGTTTTTCCAGGTTCGAGTGGCATATACTTCCCGTTGTACCAGATGATTGCACCATTATAGCCGCTTCCCCCTTTGTTATCTTCTGACTTGAAGGAAATCTCATATTGGCCTTCCTTTGGCTGTACTTGAATATCCGAGACGATTGGTGCCACTGAATCTACATGAACCGGAAGCCTTACTTCCTGAGGCTTGCTATCCTTGTAATCAAGTGTTGTTTTGATTACATACTGATAGGTTCCATCCTCAACGAATTGCCCATTTTGATTCTTTACATCCCATAAATATCCGTTAATCATATAATCTCCGAATGCCATAATGTTTTTTCTGAACTTCCATGGCTTGCCGGTATATTCACTAAAGTCGCCTAAATAGTTGATCATTTCCCCTTTATCATTCTCCACGTACATTTCTGTTTTTTGCAAGTTGCGGAGAGCTGTAAAAGTTGGGAAAACACCCGGCAAAACAGCATTAGGAGAAATCACAATGCGGTCCATATTAAAGGTTCCGGTATACGGGTCATATCCCATTGGAAAACGTGCGCCTTCATCGTTCCAAAGCACGGTATATCCTAAGAATGCATCTTTCTCCCATGCAGCAGGATCCAGGTTTTGCGGCTTGTCCCATTCTCCATAGTAACCCATATAAGGCACGGTTAGCGGAACAGCTTCATCGCTATTTTTACCGGATGGCACAAGACGGACAAAGCCTTCTACAAATGAGCCCTTCTTTACATTATTCGGCAATTGAATCTGTACATCCAAACTCTTGATTTGTCCTGGCTTAATTTTCAGCTTTTTTCCTTTGGATTCCGTTACTTTATCACCGTTAACGATGGCAGCAGCACCTGATATTCTCTTGCTTGTCATCGTTAAATATTCTTTAGAATCTAACTTGCCGTCATTGTCGAGATCATACTCTTTTGTTTCGCTGTTGTCTGTCAAGACATCAACGTATACGGTGTATTCCAAATCTTTAACATCAGAATCACGCAATGCTTCAACATTCAGTTTGAAATGTGCTTTATTGCCAGTAATCTCTTTGAGAGCAACCGCTCCTCCCTGTTCCAAAGGAGCATTTTTATTTGTTACGAGTACAGGCGTATTAATCGCATTTTGTATTTGCATTAAGCCGGACCCCTGAACTCGCGGTGAGTATGGAACCTGGTTATTTGTACGAGGATCCTCGACGACTTTTGATGTATTCATTAAGGCAATTTTTGCTTTTAGAGCTGTTTCTTTTGATTGTGCTAATCCTTTTTCATATAGTGCCTGAAGCAGCAGTGCTGACCCTCCTGCAACATGGGGTGCTGCCATGGATGTTCCGCTCATGATTTCATATTCATTGCCGGGAACAGTCGAATAAATTCCGCCGCCAGGTGCGGAAAGCTCAGGTTTGAAGTCCAGCGTGTGCGGTGTTCCAAAGGAAGAAAAGTCTGACATGTTATCCTTTTCCGCATTTTCCAGCCAAATACCTTTGCTCATCTGCATTTTTACTGTTTGTCCCTCTGTAAGCTTGGAAATTAAGGCCTCCCCTGCCTCTTTGCCGGTTGTTGCTGCAGGGATAAAGTAAGGACTAAAATACAAGAAAGAATAGTCCGCTTTTTCAGGCGGAGGAACAAGGATAACTGCCTTGGCTCCATTTTTTCCTGCTTCAGATTGAACATGTGAATAGGAAAAATAGTTAAGTGTTGGTTTTGCTATAACAATTTTCCCTGCTACATCTTTGCCTGTAAAATCTTCTCTTTTGCCTTCCCCCACATACACAAATTCATAGCTCTCACCAGGAGTTAATACCTTTGAAAGCTTTAAATCCACATGGGTCTGATCCTGGTATGGAAGCTTGAAACCATTTTCATCCGAAAGGACGTTCCTATACAGTTTACTATTTTCATAGGAAGCAACAGATAGCGCAAACGGGCTGACAGAAGGTTCGCCGACTGTGCCAATATCCGGATTTTCCGCATATGGCTTAGCAGAGGACTCCAAAATATTATTTTTAGTACTGTAAGAAGAATTTCCTCCAGCTACTACTACCAGGGTACCCTGCTCAGTTGCTTCCCGGATTGACTTTTGGATGGGGTCATTTTCTTCTCCAACAAAGCCGGCATCTGACCCAAGACTCATGTTAATGACATCTGCCCCCATAGTAACAGCGTGTTCAATTCCGGCAATAATATCATCTTCATAAGCTCCCCCGCCGTTATCGGAAAAGACTTTTTCAGCTAATAACTGGACACCGGGAGCAATCCCCTTGACCCCATCATTTTCTTCATTGCCATTAGCACCTACTGTACCGGCGACATGCATGCCATGCGGGCTTCCATATTGTCCGCGGGGGATGACATCCGTATCCTCATCGGCCCAGTCATAGCCTGTCGGCACTTTGTCACTATACCAAACATCATTAATTGCCGTTTCAGAGAGTTTTGCCTGGATTCCTCCCTCAGACCATTTCTGCTGGTCTTTCCCTTCATCCGTCAATGTCATATCCCGGTGAGTATAATCCAATCCTGAGTCAACGACAGCAACAAGCAGCCCTTCTCCTTCATAGCCATGCCGCTCCCAGACTTTCTGTGCCTGTACTAATTCCTTGCTGGCACCCATGGATGGCTGGAATGTTCTCGCGATATGTACGTTGGTGACACCAGGAATATCCTGAATTTCTTTTACATTGCGAAACTCGGTTTCCAAACTGAACCCATTAAACCCTTCAAAAAAGCGATGCTTCACTTTCTTGAAGGATTTTTTCTTGGAAAGGGCTGAAATTACCTCGTCTTGTTTTGCTTTCATTTTACTTTTTTTGCTTTGTTTCGTTTTTTCAATATCAGCCGGCTGTTCGACTTCAACAATTACACGTAAAACTTCATTAGGCTCATATGGTTTCGTTAACCCTTTTTCTTTCAGATCTTTATATCCCAGCTTGTCCACTGCATTTGCTTCAGCCTGGTATTGCTGGTCCAAAAATATTTTCTGCCCCTGTTTGACAATGTCCTCAACACTTGGAGCCTTGATCTCATCATCCTGAGCTCCTTGTGCCGAGACAGTTCCCCCGAATAGCATTGCTGCTGCCAATGCAGAAGCCAGCACCTTATAGGGTACCCCTTTTTTCACTTTCATTTCTCTCTACCGCCCTTTCCTAATGAAAAGTCTATATTTTTTAACTTTTCACATAATTAATTGTAGGACCGGGGCTGAGAGATGTAAATTGGGGGAATTTAAAAAGAGCAACTGTTTAATTTCAGAACTTTATATCCAGATCTCAGGATCTACTCTTA
It encodes the following:
- a CDS encoding MarR family winged helix-turn-helix transcriptional regulator, whose amino-acid sequence is MYRPFENRLNTELSKHQLYRAQWSIMYYMYNDGSVTLVELSHYLGVEKPTVTRTIAKLEEMGYLEPVPTKDKREKRMQLTDAGRKVYQEVRATIDEFEQEILKGISEEEQLEGIRMMSLIRKNLMQGEL
- a CDS encoding MFS transporter, whose amino-acid sequence is MNSKLWTKDFIIVSSVNFFLTLIFYLLMVTIAVFAVDYYSATTSQAGLVTGIFIIGTLIGRLYIGRAIDKIGRKKTLFIGLIFFTLTTLLYFVNIGIAFLLITRFIHGIALGVASTATGTIAAQIIPAARKGEGIGYFSMSTTLATAVGPFIGLLMMQKVSFQVIFAFCLAIGIIALITSFFLYVPNVETSDGKKPGFQLSSFIEPKAIKIAFITLAIAFAYSGVLSFINFYAIEVDLVKAASFFFLIYSAAVLVSRPFTGRLMDLKGANYVMYPAFIFFAAGMFVLSMANSSFTLLLAGALIGLGFGNMQSCTQAVAVKLTPAHRMGLATSTFFIFLDAGLGFGPYLLGFIIPVTGYGKLYGMMAVFVLLSAILYYFLHGKKESAALKKINTSVSA
- a CDS encoding S8 family serine peptidase, which codes for MKVKKGVPYKVLASALAAAMLFGGTVSAQGAQDDEIKAPSVEDIVKQGQKIFLDQQYQAEANAVDKLGYKDLKEKGLTKPYEPNEVLRVIVEVEQPADIEKTKQSKKSKMKAKQDEVISALSKKKSFKKVKHRFFEGFNGFSLETEFRNVKEIQDIPGVTNVHIARTFQPSMGASKELVQAQKVWERHGYEGEGLLVAVVDSGLDYTHRDMTLTDEGKDQQKWSEGGIQAKLSETAINDVWYSDKVPTGYDWADEDTDVIPRGQYGSPHGMHVAGTVGANGNEENDGVKGIAPGVQLLAEKVFSDNGGGAYEDDIIAGIEHAVTMGADVINMSLGSDAGFVGEENDPIQKSIREATEQGTLVVVAGGNSSYSTKNNILESSAKPYAENPDIGTVGEPSVSPFALSVASYENSKLYRNVLSDENGFKLPYQDQTHVDLKLSKVLTPGESYEFVYVGEGKREDFTGKDVAGKIVIAKPTLNYFSYSHVQSEAGKNGAKAVILVPPPEKADYSFLYFSPYFIPAATTGKEAGEALISKLTEGQTVKMQMSKGIWLENAEKDNMSDFSSFGTPHTLDFKPELSAPGGGIYSTVPGNEYEIMSGTSMAAPHVAGGSALLLQALYEKGLAQSKETALKAKIALMNTSKVVEDPRTNNQVPYSPRVQGSGLMQIQNAINTPVLVTNKNAPLEQGGAVALKEITGNKAHFKLNVEALRDSDVKDLEYTVYVDVLTDNSETKEYDLDNDGKLDSKEYLTMTSKRISGAAAIVNGDKVTESKGKKLKIKPGQIKSLDVQIQLPNNVKKGSFVEGFVRLVPSGKNSDEAVPLTVPYMGYYGEWDKPQNLDPAAWEKDAFLGYTVLWNDEGARFPMGYDPYTGTFNMDRIVISPNAVLPGVFPTFTALRNLQKTEMYVENDKGEMINYLGDFSEYTGKPWKFRKNIMAFGDYMINGYLWDVKNQNGQFVEDGTYQYVIKTTLDYKDSKPQEVRLPVHVDSVAPIVSDIQVQPKEGQYEISFKSEDNKGGSGYNGAIIWYNGKYMPLEPGKTSALVKEEPESVVVMGVDHAFNQSYAVWGDPSYINEGMLVSYFSVYPNKNVNANTPAGINAFANNRVNWKVNIKDEAGKTVDTITVENEHEIHLKWTPDAELPNGTYTISADVTNKQGFKVSTSPKTVTVFQN